The proteins below are encoded in one region of Methanosarcina barkeri 3:
- a CDS encoding TATA-box-binding protein, with translation MEYTITIENVVASTTLAEEFDLQKIEAGLERAEYNKAKFPGLVYRIESPKAAFLIFTSGKVVCTGAKTVKNANMAIINLANTLRSIGCEKINPEPEVHIQNIVATADLETNLNLNTIVIAFGMENVEYEPEVFPGLVYRLGDPKIVVLIFSSGKLVITGGKSPEDCEKGLQVIKKEFDNLGLLY, from the coding sequence ATGGAGTATACAATAACTATAGAGAATGTGGTGGCATCCACTACCCTGGCGGAAGAGTTCGATCTGCAGAAGATTGAGGCAGGGCTGGAGAGAGCAGAATATAATAAAGCGAAATTTCCTGGCCTGGTCTACAGAATTGAGAGTCCAAAGGCTGCTTTTCTAATTTTCACCTCCGGAAAAGTAGTATGTACCGGAGCTAAGACTGTCAAAAATGCTAATATGGCCATAATCAATCTGGCTAACACGCTCAGATCCATTGGCTGTGAGAAAATAAATCCAGAACCTGAGGTTCATATTCAGAATATTGTAGCCACCGCTGATTTGGAAACTAACCTGAACCTGAATACCATTGTTATAGCCTTTGGTATGGAAAACGTAGAGTACGAACCAGAGGTATTTCCCGGGCTTGTTTACAGGCTAGGGGACCCCAAGATAGTAGTGCTAATATTCAGCTCTGGCAAACTGGTGATCACAGGCGGCAAGTCTCCCGAAGATTGCGAGAAGGGACTGCAGGTTATAAAAAAAGAGTTTGATAACTTAGGACTTCTTTATTGA
- the mtaA gene encoding methylcobamide:CoM methyltransferase MtaA, which produces MSEFTLKTRLLAALEGKPVDKVPVCSVTQTGIVELMDEVGAAWPEAHTNPELMAKLAIANYELSGLEAVRLPYCLTVLVEAMGCQINMGTKNRQPSVIEHPYPKSLDDAAIPADLLQKGRIPAVLEAIKIVREKVGPDVPIIGGMEGPITVASDLVSVKSFMKWSIKKTDLFEQALDLATEAAIAYANAMVEAGADVIAIADPVASPDLMSPDTFKQFLQSRLQKFSSSVNSVTVLHICGKVNAILSDMADCGFEGLSVEEKIGNAAEGKKIIGDRARLVGNISSPFTLLPGPIDKIKAEAKVALEGGIDVLAPGCGIAPMTPLENIKAMVAARDEYYA; this is translated from the coding sequence ATGAGCGAATTTACACTCAAAACGAGACTCTTAGCTGCCCTTGAAGGTAAGCCCGTTGACAAAGTACCTGTTTGCTCCGTAACCCAGACCGGGATTGTAGAACTTATGGACGAAGTTGGAGCTGCCTGGCCTGAAGCTCACACCAATCCTGAACTTATGGCAAAACTGGCAATCGCCAATTATGAACTTAGTGGACTTGAGGCTGTAAGGCTTCCCTACTGTCTGACAGTGCTTGTTGAAGCAATGGGCTGTCAAATCAATATGGGTACCAAGAACAGGCAGCCTTCTGTTATAGAACACCCATATCCAAAAAGCCTTGACGACGCAGCCATCCCAGCAGACCTTCTGCAGAAAGGCAGAATTCCAGCCGTACTTGAAGCCATTAAGATTGTCAGGGAGAAAGTAGGTCCTGACGTGCCAATAATCGGAGGTATGGAAGGCCCGATTACAGTTGCTTCCGACCTGGTAAGTGTAAAATCCTTCATGAAATGGTCCATTAAGAAGACTGATCTCTTTGAACAGGCTCTTGATCTTGCCACAGAAGCTGCAATCGCTTACGCAAATGCGATGGTTGAAGCCGGTGCAGATGTTATCGCAATTGCAGACCCTGTCGCTTCCCCTGATCTCATGAGCCCTGACACATTTAAACAGTTCCTCCAGTCAAGGTTACAGAAGTTCTCCTCCAGTGTTAACTCCGTGACCGTACTCCACATCTGTGGTAAAGTTAACGCGATCCTCAGCGACATGGCAGACTGCGGTTTCGAAGGCCTCAGCGTAGAAGAAAAGATCGGTAACGCAGCCGAAGGGAAGAAAATCATTGGAGACAGGGCAAGATTAGTAGGAAACATTTCCAGTCCTTTCACTCTGCTGCCCGGACCTATTGACAAGATAAAAGCTGAAGCAAAAGTAGCTCTTGAAGGCGGAATTGATGTACTTGCACCAGGCTGTGGTATTGCACCTATGACTCCTCTCGAAAACATCAAAGCAATGGTTGCAGCAAGAGACGAGTACTACGCCTGA
- a CDS encoding GTP-binding protein: protein MEVIVVGGFLGSGKTTTIINMGKYLAEKGKRVAIIVNEIGEVGIDGDVIKRFGFDTKEITSGCICCSLKVGLRVTVTYLINEYKPDILMIEPTGIAFPNIIKKEIELMNLGEQVKIAPLVTLIDGSRFKHLMKEVKEFAMRQIIDAEILGINKTDLIEPIRLPILEASVQQLNPKARVVLLSGKDTGESFENFMQLVLPDLEKLPEKSIKAETTKAEITETEPYKAELSTPQETESSIEASKVGSYSAEFAVENENLSTEAARKLTTELMNTVKAKVLQLNPEFIGHIKLFLDNGSETVKQSVTVYYEEPQEDVIKSKEGATPTLKILSAVSNADKEAVKAAVNSSVHEVFERKQIKINKIEHEHNHEHEHNQEHEHNQEHEHNQKHEHNQEHEHNQEHEHNQEHEHNQEHEHNQEHEHHEKHKHGDQEEEISK from the coding sequence ATGGAAGTTATTGTTGTTGGAGGTTTCCTGGGAAGCGGGAAGACAACCACCATTATCAATATGGGTAAATACCTTGCAGAGAAAGGAAAAAGAGTTGCCATTATTGTGAATGAGATAGGGGAAGTCGGCATTGACGGAGATGTGATAAAAAGGTTCGGGTTCGATACAAAAGAGATCACAAGTGGGTGCATCTGCTGTTCTCTGAAAGTAGGGTTAAGGGTAACAGTTACTTATCTTATAAACGAATACAAACCTGACATTCTCATGATCGAACCTACAGGAATAGCTTTCCCGAATATAATAAAGAAAGAAATAGAACTCATGAATCTTGGCGAGCAGGTAAAAATCGCTCCTCTTGTGACCCTGATTGACGGCAGCCGTTTCAAGCATTTGATGAAAGAAGTAAAAGAATTTGCCATGAGACAGATTATTGATGCGGAAATTCTAGGGATAAATAAAACAGATCTGATAGAACCTATCCGACTTCCAATACTTGAAGCCTCGGTCCAGCAATTGAATCCGAAAGCCAGGGTGGTCCTGCTTTCAGGAAAAGACACAGGCGAGAGCTTTGAGAACTTCATGCAATTGGTGCTTCCGGATCTTGAAAAGTTACCCGAAAAATCCATAAAAGCTGAAACAACGAAAGCTGAGATAACAGAAACCGAACCTTATAAAGCCGAACTTTCTACGCCTCAGGAAACCGAGAGTTCGATAGAAGCCTCAAAAGTAGGCAGTTATTCTGCAGAGTTCGCGGTTGAAAACGAAAACCTGAGTACTGAGGCTGCAAGGAAATTAACAACCGAACTGATGAACACAGTAAAAGCAAAGGTGCTGCAACTAAATCCCGAATTTATAGGGCATATTAAGCTTTTCCTGGACAATGGGTCAGAAACCGTAAAACAGAGCGTTACAGTATATTATGAAGAGCCCCAGGAAGATGTAATCAAATCAAAGGAAGGAGCAACTCCTACTCTCAAGATACTTTCAGCGGTCTCAAATGCTGACAAAGAAGCTGTTAAAGCCGCTGTGAATAGTTCGGTACACGAGGTCTTTGAGAGAAAGCAAATAAAAATAAACAAAATCGAACATGAACATAACCACGAACACGAACATAATCAAGAACACGAACATAATCAAGAACACGAACATAATCAAAAACACGAACATAATCAAGAACACGAACATAATCAAGAACACGAACATAATCAAGAACACGAACATAATCAAGAACACGAACATAATCAAGAACACGAGCACCATGAAAAGCATAAGCATGGTGATCAAGAGGAAGAAATTAGTAAGTAA
- a CDS encoding winged helix-turn-helix domain-containing protein yields the protein MSSLIDLIFFSEKRKNLLVQLANGPMDINEIKEVLNVNSCALMPQIKKLKDMDMIVQKGSIYQLSDIGAVIVEKMLPLKSVLDVFDGNKDYWSKHDRSPIPKHLIKKIDMLEKCNLDEPDLDHIFEFPGYLRDRLNDSKTIKSFYSYFCPDCPSIHATCAENGAEVHLMLDEKVYNRFKNDFEEEYNVLLENKVSLYIYSGKIRPSSFMVTDNFLMLKLFGKEGEFDHRKITSFTPGALEWGNELAQYYIDRSTKID from the coding sequence ATGAGTTCCCTTATAGACCTGATTTTTTTCTCTGAAAAAAGAAAAAATCTTCTTGTTCAGTTAGCTAACGGGCCGATGGATATTAACGAGATAAAAGAAGTTCTTAACGTAAACTCCTGTGCTCTAATGCCTCAGATTAAAAAACTTAAAGATATGGATATGATAGTGCAGAAAGGAAGTATCTACCAACTTTCGGATATAGGGGCAGTAATCGTTGAGAAAATGCTTCCTCTTAAATCCGTTCTTGACGTTTTTGACGGAAATAAGGACTACTGGTCAAAGCATGACCGGTCTCCTATTCCAAAACATTTAATTAAGAAAATAGATATGTTGGAAAAATGTAACCTGGACGAGCCTGATCTTGACCACATTTTCGAGTTTCCAGGGTATTTGCGTGACAGACTGAATGATTCAAAAACTATAAAATCCTTTTACTCTTATTTCTGTCCTGATTGCCCGTCGATTCATGCTACCTGCGCGGAAAACGGGGCCGAAGTACACCTTATGCTTGATGAAAAAGTGTATAACAGATTTAAAAATGATTTTGAAGAAGAATATAATGTGTTGCTTGAAAATAAAGTGTCACTTTATATATATTCCGGCAAAATAAGGCCTTCTTCTTTCATGGTTACAGATAATTTCCTGATGCTGAAACTCTTCGGAAAAGAAGGAGAATTCGATCACAGGAAGATCACGAGTTTTACTCCAGGTGCCCTGGAGTGGGGCAATGAGCTGGCTCAGTATTATATAGACCGTTCTACGAAAATCGATTAA
- a CDS encoding acetate uptake transporter, whose amino-acid sequence MSENVGTATVIVDKTANAAPLGFTGLGLAAVLLSLSYIGVYPVESMIVSMAIFLGGFAQVFAGIMCWKKGDVFAGTAFSAFGLFWFSLAGLLIMPAIGWAEASSGTAMAAYLFIWGVYTFVMLIVTMKIGVRALQFVFVTLFLLFILLAVVNATGSTGLLVIAGYVGLVMGLGALYTALGMVMNEIHGKTVIPL is encoded by the coding sequence ATGAGCGAAAACGTAGGAACTGCTACCGTAATAGTTGACAAGACTGCAAATGCTGCCCCCCTTGGTTTTACCGGACTGGGCCTTGCAGCAGTCCTGTTAAGTCTGAGCTACATCGGGGTATACCCTGTAGAATCAATGATTGTCTCGATGGCAATATTTCTAGGTGGGTTCGCCCAGGTATTTGCAGGAATTATGTGCTGGAAAAAAGGAGATGTTTTCGCAGGGACTGCATTTTCCGCTTTTGGCCTATTCTGGTTCTCACTGGCAGGATTACTTATTATGCCTGCAATCGGATGGGCTGAAGCGTCGTCTGGAACTGCTATGGCCGCGTATCTCTTCATCTGGGGTGTTTATACCTTTGTTATGCTGATCGTTACTATGAAAATAGGAGTCCGTGCCCTCCAGTTTGTCTTTGTTACATTATTTTTGTTATTTATATTGCTTGCTGTTGTAAACGCAACCGGCAGTACAGGGTTGCTTGTAATAGCTGGCTATGTAGGACTTGTTATGGGCCTTGGAGCTCTTTATACAGCTCTTGGCATGGTAATGAATGAAATCCACGGGAAAACTGTAATCCCACTCTAA
- a CDS encoding GTP-binding protein codes for MKCILIGGFPGSGKTTLIRKLVEHLGKQGQKVAVMVNEIEEIGINNTISKGEIETREITSDCVYFTLKISMEHTLRDLISSYSPDTIIIEPTGIAFPGQIKRNIENMRIPGITFAPIVNLVDAGQLGQETGELQHFMKNQVGEAEILGINKVELINNREELLEICLFLRKLNPKARMIHFSARYGGENFDKLLELLEENSRRKVTLGKKNSIQMSGVSVCSS; via the coding sequence ATGAAATGTATACTAATCGGAGGCTTCCCGGGAAGCGGGAAAACCACACTGATAAGAAAGCTCGTCGAACACCTGGGAAAACAGGGGCAGAAAGTAGCAGTTATGGTTAACGAGATCGAAGAAATAGGAATAAATAATACTATCTCAAAAGGGGAGATTGAAACCAGGGAAATTACAAGTGACTGTGTCTACTTTACCCTGAAAATCAGCATGGAACACACATTGAGAGATCTCATTTCATCTTATAGTCCGGACACTATTATAATAGAACCCACAGGAATAGCTTTCCCTGGGCAAATAAAAAGAAATATTGAGAATATGAGAATCCCAGGAATAACTTTTGCCCCAATAGTGAATCTTGTGGATGCTGGGCAACTGGGTCAAGAGACAGGCGAGCTGCAACATTTCATGAAAAATCAGGTAGGAGAGGCTGAGATCCTGGGTATTAATAAAGTCGAATTGATAAACAATCGTGAAGAGCTCCTGGAAATCTGCCTGTTCCTGCGCAAATTAAACCCTAAAGCAAGAATGATTCATTTTTCGGCTCGTTACGGAGGAGAAAATTTTGACAAATTGCTCGAGTTGCTGGAAGAAAATAGCAGGAGAAAAGTGACTCTAGGCAAGAAAAACTCAATTCAAATGTCTGGAGTTTCGGTTTGTTCATCCTAA
- a CDS encoding methylamine methyltransferase corrinoid protein reductive activase gives MRIGVAIDLGTSGFRAQKIDLETGEIKKTVITLRNPLPGANVMDHLDFAIHYGLDKAHGLSATAVKNILAELGVKLAEMEKFSICGNPIQLSIFQGIPIDDLAYAGERKKQKYHIEEQNRDARIIPLAEIEGFEEATNCKLFVPPAIKHEVGADALALIVKAGMIESNEIAIATDYGTNAEMALKANGIIYTGSAAAGPALEGQEIECGSIASPHTICDVEFEGNNLRCYVLDRDMNTIKGDLVNPKTGEVVEKGELTAKGITGTGVIALIETAMRNKLIVLPKIQTPDGIIHLQDEVIFTNKDLIAAGRAIGALRAGHITLCAAAGIDMEELQTAHMSGAAGTYMDAAKAHKVGMIPYNASYVSQIGNTSLTVAREILLSEDRLWELQKIAKEIVGTHVMFATSEAFKEAYLLELAYWNEGMAFKMLQKFLKKKKLPMIGEPSSILKIDRQVERDIPVLGEEGLEVLEKVGTYLTMVIEDCEGCHKCVKVCPNGALRMDDKGTVKIRTDLCDGANCQRCLHACPDDRFKWENLTVAGV, from the coding sequence ATGAGAATAGGAGTTGCAATTGACCTCGGAACCAGCGGTTTTAGGGCCCAGAAAATTGACCTGGAGACCGGGGAGATTAAAAAAACCGTCATAACACTGAGAAATCCCCTACCCGGAGCAAACGTAATGGATCACCTTGATTTTGCAATCCATTACGGGCTTGACAAAGCTCACGGTCTTTCGGCAACTGCGGTAAAAAATATTCTTGCTGAACTTGGAGTGAAACTGGCAGAAATGGAAAAATTTTCAATTTGCGGAAACCCAATTCAACTTTCCATTTTCCAGGGTATTCCAATCGACGATCTGGCATACGCCGGAGAGCGTAAAAAGCAAAAGTATCACATAGAAGAGCAAAACAGGGACGCTCGTATAATACCTCTAGCCGAAATAGAGGGATTTGAAGAAGCTACAAACTGCAAGTTATTTGTGCCCCCGGCAATTAAACATGAAGTCGGAGCCGATGCTCTTGCTCTCATTGTAAAGGCTGGCATGATTGAGAGCAATGAGATCGCAATTGCAACAGACTACGGCACAAATGCCGAAATGGCTCTTAAAGCAAACGGTATTATATATACAGGATCGGCCGCAGCAGGTCCTGCTCTTGAAGGTCAGGAGATAGAGTGCGGATCAATTGCTTCTCCTCACACGATCTGTGATGTGGAGTTTGAGGGCAATAACCTGCGCTGCTATGTACTCGATCGGGATATGAATACCATCAAGGGAGATCTTGTAAATCCTAAAACCGGGGAAGTAGTGGAAAAAGGAGAGCTCACTGCAAAAGGCATCACAGGTACTGGAGTTATTGCCCTTATAGAGACAGCTATGAGAAATAAACTAATTGTGCTGCCGAAGATTCAGACCCCTGATGGAATTATTCACCTTCAGGACGAAGTAATATTTACCAATAAAGACCTTATCGCAGCCGGAAGAGCTATAGGAGCACTCAGGGCCGGGCATATAACTCTCTGTGCAGCTGCAGGCATAGACATGGAAGAACTGCAAACAGCTCACATGTCAGGCGCTGCAGGCACTTATATGGATGCTGCAAAAGCTCATAAGGTGGGAATGATCCCTTATAATGCGAGTTATGTTTCTCAGATAGGCAATACCTCTCTGACCGTTGCCAGGGAAATCCTGCTTTCAGAAGACAGGCTCTGGGAACTGCAGAAAATTGCAAAGGAAATAGTGGGCACCCACGTAATGTTTGCAACCTCTGAGGCTTTTAAGGAAGCTTATCTGCTGGAACTTGCATACTGGAACGAAGGCATGGCTTTCAAGATGCTTCAGAAGTTCCTGAAAAAGAAAAAACTGCCCATGATTGGTGAGCCTTCCTCTATTCTCAAAATTGACCGCCAGGTTGAAAGGGACATTCCCGTACTCGGAGAAGAAGGGCTTGAAGTGCTTGAAAAGGTCGGAACTTACCTTACAATGGTAATTGAGGATTGTGAAGGCTGTCATAAGTGCGTAAAAGTCTGTCCTAACGGAGCCCTAAGAATGGATGACAAGGGAACTGTAAAAATAAGGACCGATCTCTGTGATGGTGCAAATTGTCAGCGTTGCCTGCACGCCTGTCCTGATGATAGATTTAAGTGGGAAAACCTTACCGTGGCAGGAGTATAA
- the mtaB gene encoding methanol--corrinoid protein co-methyltransferase MtaB: MVKKYTSMAYANADELIFGNSKFPVKAGLGLEIGAGYTSPEVNYAPRPGAGASKEKLIKEYERITTDIMARMVQIGAPSVVLETEHVQQMSNNPSWGGAVAHAQKTIMEEYHDEYGIKCALRHTIGDIREDRDYLQLRGDKYSTFMEAFEEVANNGADLLAVESMGGKEVFDYSILRNDTAGILFGIGVLGSMDMEMVWSDIADVAKKTGTVASGDTDCAQANTAMFIAGGLLDKNLAHTTAIVARAISAARSLCAYEAGAVGPGKDCGYENSIIKSIAGVPITQEGKTSTCAHSDLMGNIVMQCCDLWSNESVEYHGEFGGTTVQCWSETLAYDCSMMNVALKTGKAKDLRDILVLSDKYRDPQGYVLAYDNAYKVGQAIAKDGENNYLRAKNAAIECCNIVEEGVNSGKLRLTRFETNALAKVKADLEALTDDADKFMSDNLTKFKQEVAVFKPENYGL, encoded by the coding sequence ATGGTAAAAAAATACACTTCAATGGCTTACGCTAACGCAGATGAACTAATTTTCGGAAATTCAAAGTTCCCTGTAAAAGCAGGGCTTGGCCTTGAAATCGGTGCAGGTTACACATCCCCCGAAGTTAACTATGCCCCAAGGCCTGGCGCCGGTGCATCCAAAGAAAAGCTCATCAAAGAGTATGAAAGGATCACCACTGATATTATGGCAAGAATGGTCCAGATCGGAGCTCCCTCTGTTGTACTTGAAACTGAACACGTTCAGCAGATGTCCAACAACCCATCCTGGGGAGGAGCTGTTGCACATGCCCAGAAGACCATCATGGAAGAATACCATGACGAATACGGCATAAAGTGTGCACTTCGTCACACAATTGGTGACATTCGTGAAGACCGCGACTACCTCCAGCTCAGAGGAGACAAGTACAGCACCTTTATGGAAGCCTTTGAAGAAGTTGCCAACAATGGTGCAGACCTGCTTGCAGTTGAATCAATGGGCGGTAAGGAAGTCTTCGACTATTCTATTCTGAGAAACGACACTGCAGGTATTCTCTTCGGTATCGGTGTGCTCGGTAGCATGGACATGGAAATGGTCTGGTCCGACATTGCAGATGTTGCAAAGAAGACCGGAACTGTAGCTTCTGGTGACACAGACTGTGCCCAGGCAAACACTGCAATGTTCATTGCAGGTGGTCTGCTTGACAAGAACCTTGCTCACACAACTGCAATTGTTGCAAGGGCAATCTCTGCAGCAAGATCCCTCTGTGCATATGAAGCCGGTGCAGTAGGCCCTGGAAAGGACTGTGGTTACGAAAACAGTATCATAAAGTCCATTGCAGGTGTGCCAATTACTCAGGAAGGTAAGACTTCAACCTGTGCCCACTCTGACCTGATGGGTAACATTGTCATGCAGTGCTGTGACCTCTGGTCCAACGAATCAGTTGAATACCATGGTGAATTCGGCGGTACCACTGTTCAGTGCTGGTCCGAGACTCTTGCATACGACTGTTCCATGATGAACGTTGCACTTAAGACCGGAAAAGCAAAGGATCTCAGAGACATTCTCGTGCTCTCGGACAAATACAGAGACCCGCAGGGCTATGTGCTTGCCTATGACAACGCATACAAGGTAGGACAGGCAATCGCAAAGGATGGAGAGAACAACTACCTCCGTGCAAAGAACGCAGCAATCGAATGTTGCAACATCGTCGAAGAAGGTGTCAACTCCGGCAAGCTCAGACTTACAAGATTCGAAACCAATGCTCTTGCAAAGGTTAAGGCTGACCTCGAAGCTCTCACCGACGATGCTGACAAGTTCATGAGCGACAACCTGACAAAGTTCAAACAAGAAGTTGCAGTTTTCAAACCTGAAAACTACGGGCTCTAA
- a CDS encoding GTP-binding protein yields MEVVIVGGFLGSGKTTTVINMGKYLAEKGKKVAIIVNEIGEIGIDGDIIKKFGFDTKEITSGCICCTLKMGLRTTVNTLMKEYEPDILMVEPTGIAFPNSIKNEFKLMNLGEEVKVAPLITLIDGSRFKHLMKEIKDFAMRQIIDAEILGINKVDLIDSLQIPILEVSVQQLNPTAKVILLSGKDTGERFESFMQLVLPGIKNIPNKTKKAEENESTQQYVENSNDACEVESSEGNSSNVPYNHGDSFKHTVGSYSVEYSLKDGRNLNEETARTITTEIMNKIKEKVLKLNPEFLGHIKLFLDNGSETAKQSITIYNEEPQEDIFKSNDGAIPTFKVLSAISKVERKELENAVNSSVEEAFEKIGVDVHQVKHSHDHDHHHEHDHHHEHEHDEEEHHGHDHHHDHDEEEEYHGHDHHHEHRVDEIHEHRVDEIHEYQRLCDYQRSHRIK; encoded by the coding sequence ATGGAAGTAGTTATTGTTGGTGGTTTCCTTGGAAGCGGGAAGACCACAACTGTCATCAATATGGGTAAATACCTGGCAGAAAAAGGAAAAAAAGTCGCCATCATTGTTAATGAGATCGGAGAAATAGGAATTGATGGAGATATAATAAAGAAATTTGGGTTTGATACCAAAGAGATCACAAGCGGATGCATATGTTGTACCCTAAAAATGGGGTTGAGAACAACAGTCAATACTCTCATGAAAGAGTATGAGCCGGATATCCTGATGGTCGAACCCACAGGAATTGCTTTTCCAAACTCCATTAAAAACGAATTCAAACTAATGAACCTTGGAGAGGAAGTTAAAGTTGCTCCCCTGATAACTCTGATAGATGGAAGCCGCTTCAAACACCTGATGAAAGAGATAAAGGATTTTGCCATGAGGCAAATCATAGATGCTGAGATCCTGGGCATAAACAAAGTGGACCTTATAGACTCACTTCAGATCCCCATTCTTGAAGTTTCAGTCCAGCAACTTAACCCAACAGCTAAAGTTATCTTACTTTCAGGAAAAGACACCGGAGAAAGGTTCGAAAGCTTCATGCAACTGGTTCTTCCAGGAATAAAGAATATTCCAAATAAAACCAAAAAGGCAGAAGAAAACGAATCTACACAACAGTATGTTGAAAACTCAAACGATGCCTGTGAAGTTGAGAGTTCTGAAGGGAATTCTTCAAATGTTCCATATAATCATGGCGATTCTTTCAAGCATACTGTTGGCAGTTACTCTGTAGAGTATTCCTTAAAAGACGGCAGAAACCTTAATGAGGAAACTGCAAGAACCATTACAACCGAAATAATGAATAAAATAAAAGAAAAGGTCCTTAAACTTAATCCAGAATTCTTAGGTCATATCAAACTCTTCCTCGATAACGGATCGGAAACAGCGAAACAGAGCATTACAATATATAACGAAGAGCCACAAGAAGATATTTTCAAATCAAATGATGGAGCTATCCCGACATTCAAGGTCCTTTCAGCCATTTCAAAAGTTGAGAGAAAAGAACTTGAAAATGCCGTTAACAGCTCGGTTGAGGAAGCCTTTGAAAAAATAGGAGTCGATGTTCATCAGGTAAAACACAGCCACGATCATGATCATCATCACGAACATGACCACCATCACGAACACGAACATGATGAAGAAGAACACCATGGACACGATCATCACCATGACCATGATGAAGAAGAAGAATATCATGGACACGATCATCACCATGAGCATCGAGTAGATGAAATACATGAGCATCGAGTAGATGAAATACATGAGTACCAGAGATTATGTGATTATCAGAGGTCGCATAGAATAAAATAA
- the mtaC gene encoding methanol--corrinoid protein MtaC → MLDLKLEDIDGILVRYNVALEKEMTPDEAAEELYPKDELIYPVAKAIYEGEEDDVVDALQAAIDAGKKPIDLIDDALMVGMGVVTQLYDDGIIFLPNVMMSADAMLAGIDFCKSQTTEVPEPKGKVVCHVAEGDVHDIGKNIVAALLRANGYEVIDLGRDVPVDEVIAAVEKEKPMMLTGTALMTTTMYAFKEVNDKLLEKGIKLPFACGGGAVNQDFVSQYDLGVYGEEAADAPKIADAIVAGTTDITALREEFHKH, encoded by the coding sequence ATGTTGGATTTGAAACTGGAAGACATCGACGGCATATTAGTACGCTACAACGTCGCCCTCGAAAAGGAAATGACCCCTGATGAAGCCGCAGAAGAGCTTTATCCAAAAGACGAACTCATCTATCCTGTTGCAAAAGCAATCTATGAGGGAGAAGAGGATGACGTAGTTGACGCACTTCAGGCTGCAATCGATGCAGGCAAGAAGCCAATCGACCTTATCGATGATGCCCTGATGGTAGGAATGGGAGTTGTAACCCAGCTCTACGACGATGGTATCATTTTCCTCCCGAACGTTATGATGTCCGCTGATGCCATGCTGGCAGGTATTGACTTCTGTAAGAGCCAGACAACTGAAGTTCCCGAGCCAAAGGGCAAGGTTGTCTGCCATGTTGCAGAAGGCGACGTCCATGACATCGGAAAGAACATTGTTGCTGCCCTTCTGAGAGCAAACGGCTACGAGGTAATTGACCTTGGAAGAGATGTTCCTGTAGACGAAGTAATCGCTGCAGTTGAAAAAGAAAAGCCAATGATGCTCACAGGTACTGCTCTCATGACAACCACCATGTATGCATTTAAGGAAGTTAATGATAAGCTCCTTGAAAAGGGAATAAAACTCCCATTCGCATGTGGTGGCGGTGCTGTGAACCAGGACTTCGTGTCTCAGTATGACCTTGGAGTTTACGGTGAAGAAGCTGCAGACGCCCCCAAGATTGCTGACGCAATCGTTGCAGGTACTACAGATATCACAGCATTAAGAGAGGAATTCCACAAACACTGA